One region of Schistocerca nitens isolate TAMUIC-IGC-003100 unplaced genomic scaffold, iqSchNite1.1 HiC_scaffold_351, whole genome shotgun sequence genomic DNA includes:
- the LOC126228022 gene encoding uncharacterized protein LOC126228022, translated as MLWNRNIKQQQKCWEKPYLEENTLINKPGGGHKVKQAIREKKMAYKTWWYSRLDTDLQKYHNLKSAVKTAVAAAKEQYYQTLYDQHDTPLGENIICCLAKSHCCSAQYIGHVMLINGAKAKLLRDKQSILQNWADYFHNISNKEIMHPDATLGPVPSISSKEVMLGISKMKNGKATGPDDLPAEIRKILRKPASEFLASLFNQIFTKKQLPQTWATSRTVPIWKEKEM; from the coding sequence ATGCTGTGGAACAGAAACATCAAGCAGCAACAAAAATGCTGGGAAAAACCATACCTGGAAGAAAATACATTGATAAACAAACCTGGTGGTGGACACAAAGTCAAACAAGCAATCAGGGAGAAGAAGATGGCATACAAGACTTGGTGGTACTCACGACTTGACACTGACCTCCAGAAATATCACAACCTTAAATCAGCAGTAAAAACAGCAGTAGCTGCAGCAAAAGAGCAGTACTACCAGACACTGTATGACCAGCATGACACACCATTGGGAGAAAACATCAtctgctgtcttgctaagtcacattgCTGTTCAGCTCAGTACATTGGACACGTCATGCTCATCAATGGAGCCAAAGCCAAACTGCTAAGAGACAAACAATCTATTCTCCAGAATTGGGCAGACTACTTTCATAACATCAGCAACAAAGAGATTATGCATCCTGATGCTACCTTAGGACCCGTCCCTTCAATTTCATCTAAGGAAGTAATGCTTGGCATCAgcaagatgaaaaatggaaaagcaactgGCCCAGATGACCTACCAGCAGAAATCAGGAAAATTCTCAGAAAGCCTGCTTCAGAATTCCTTGCCTCACTCTTCAACCAAATTTTCACCAAAAAACAACTTCCACAAACATGGGCAACTAGCAGAACAGTACCAATCTGGAAGGAAAAGGAGATGTGA